TCACAAACTGCTCCGGCTGGTGCGCAAACCTGCCCAGGAACAGGCCGTCCACCTCGCCTCCCAACCGCCCCCACAGGCCCGGGCCCGCCGCGCCCCCGTACACGATCCGCGTCCTCCCGGGCCGGCCCCGGACCGCCTCGCTCTCCCTCACCAGCCTCGCCACGCCTCTCACGTGCTCCGCCGAGGCCGGCTCGGGCGCCCCGATCGCCCAGACGGGCTCGTACGCCAAGATCACGTCCGCCTCGCCGTCCAGCCCGTCCAGCACCGCCTTGACCTGCCCCAGcacctcctcggccgccgcccggaCACCAGGGGAGACCACCTCCTCAGCTCCTGCCTCCCCGTCCGCCCGAGAATCCTGCctctgcggcggcggcggcggcggcgcggagaCCTCGCCGACGCAGACGAGGGGGACGAGGCCGttgcgggcggcggcggcggccttgcGGCGGACGAGGTCGTCGGACTCGCCGaagaggcggcggcgctcgGCGTGGCCGACCTCGGCGAGGCCGCAGCCGAGCTCGCGCAGGACGGCGGGGGAGACCTCACCCGTGTACGGgccctcgtcggcggcggcgcagtcctgggcgccgacgacgagccTCGCTCCGGCCCCCgctccggccccggccccggcctccGCCTCGACGATGACGGCCGCCCGCGTCGCCGGGATGGACACAAAGTCGGGCGCCACGAAGGCGTCCACCCGGTCCCGCAGCAGCGCGGCCGCCCCGGGCGCCTCCCGCAGCAGCGCCAACACCGACGAGACGAAGGCGGTCGTCCGCGCGTGGCTGAAGTACATCTTTGTCGAGACCCCCACCACCGGGCGGTGGCCCGAGACGGTCGGGTACTCCCGTCTTGGTTCTGCCGAAGGTGCTGGGAAGGACATGCTTGgctttctttctcttttgaTTTAATTAATAGTTGTGTTGATTAAGAGGGAGTTAGGTTGGACGAGTTTAAAAAGAAAAGGTTAGGTCGGTGACAACGGTTGCGTTGCTTTGTTCATAATTATGTCTTCTGCCCGTCAATAAGCCGAATGGGATTGATCAGTTAATTAGAGGATGGAGGAGAAATGGTTAGCGAAAGTTGGTGTCCCCGGCGCTAAGTTGTGTCAGCTCTGTGGTTGCCAGTCACCCAATAAATGGTCAAGATTTATTGACCTTCACAGCAGCTTGGCTTCACATGGGACGGgcctgtatgtactgtacatacataacgTTCATGGAGGCGTGGCTGTAAAGTGTAGTGAAATACATACCTGCTGTACGGATAACACTGCTGGCTCAGCGAATGCGTAATGAGTTCTCCGCTGTGGAGTGCGTCCGACCGATACTCTTTCTTAACCTGATTTTGTTTAATTAACCCCAAAGCTATCCAATGCAATTGGGACCCTGAACATGCGCCTAGTTTGCGGGGATAACATGAAAATGGAAGGCCTGAGCAGCTCATACGAGGGGCAAGTGGAGAGCTATGGAGTTTGGGACGCGGTCTGGACTAAACTTTTGAAGAATATCAATTCGGGGTTTAAGATGGATCCCTGGGAACCGGGAGGATCCGCGTTGCCACATGGAAGTCTCGGATTACCCGTTTAGGAAATATGTTGCAGGATAGCAACATGTCAGCGACAGCGACATTTCTGCTCCTTCCATTCAAGGCATCTTGAGTACCACAGCCCGGGTTCGTTTGCTCAGCACATGCCGGAGGTCCAAAAATCCCGCTCGTTCGACTTACTGCCTATGGGCAtaccgtacagtacatgtgTCCTCAGCAGGCCCGGACCTCTTCGTGTCCAGACAACCCCCCTTCGCCCTCCTCGTACTGGTGAATGGCCGCCACCTTGGCCGCGCTGGGGCTGCTCTCGTCGAACACATATCCCAGCCACTCCTTGGCTAGCCTCCGGGCCAGCTCCAATCCCACCACTCTCTCCCCCATGCACAGGACCTGCGCGTTGTTGCTGAGAACCGCCCGCTCCACCGAGAAGCTGTCATGTGCAGTGACCGCCCGGATGCCCTTGATCTTGTTGGCCGAGATGGCCACGCCGAGCCCGGTGCCGCAGATCAGGAGCGCTCGGTCGCATTCGCCAGACGCAACCAGCTTGGCCGCTTTGGCGGCGATGTGTGGATAGGCGGTCTTGTCGTCCGTGCCGACGTCTATCACCGATACCACGCGGTCGTCGGCCTCGAAGTCGGCCTTGATCTTGTTCTTGTAGTTGACACCCGCGTCCTGGATGTGGAATCATGAGCGCGGGAAACAAGATAACTCCTCGAGGGCTACTAAACTCACATCGCAGCCGATGGCGATTCGCCACTTTGGTACCATCATGTTGTCAGGAAAATGGTGAGGCTTCGAGCAAAATAAATCGGACCCCTCGCAGTAGCTGCCAGCGCAAGGAAATCGAAAGAAGAATGCCATTCCCCTGTCTTTAAGATGGCATGGGGGGAGGACCGGCATTTATCCAGGGCGCCATTCCGTTCCCGGTATTCCGGCAATCCCAAGAACCGTCAGGGTGGCAGCCGGATATTATTCCTGGGGGACGGATCGAGACCGTCTTGCATTGCCCTGCGTTGCCCCTCCCCGTGTGACCACGAGTGTACCCCCGGCCCCGCCCTTGCGCCAAGTATGCCATTGGTGTTGCTTAAAGGTAGCTGCGTCACAGCCTTGGGGGGTGAAGCTGGGGGGGGACCCCAAGGAGGCCAGTAGTTTATCTCTGGCTTTATTTTTCTCATTGAGCGGGCCACAACTCGGGCTTCCCTCAGAGCTGCTCCTCCCAGTTCTCGCTTGTCCCCTAGGGCTCGACACTGAAGCCACGTAATTAACCCTCTACATATCACCACCCACAACATGTCCAACCGACACCTCTTCCCGACCCTCGATGGGCTCGTGCCCAAAGCTCTGCGTGGCATCGTGGCCAGCAACCCTCGCCTCAACCTCGACGAGACCAACCGCGTCATCTACGACCCGTCTTCCTCGCCTTCCAATGTCAGCATCATCAGCGGAGGCGGCTCCGGCCACGAGCCGGCATGGTCAGGGTACGTGGGCGCCAACATGCTCTCGGCAGCCGTGGCCGGGGACGTGTTTGCCTCGCCAAGCACGAAGCAAATCCTGGCAGCCGTCGACGCGGTGCCCTCAGATAAGGGCACCCTGCTGGTCATCACCAACTACACAGGCGACTGCCTCCACTTTGGCCTCGCTGCTGAGAAAACAAAGGCCAAGGGCAAGGCGTGCCGGTTGCTGATCTGCGGCGATGACGTCTCGATCGGCAAGAAGGGAGGATCGCTGGTTGGCCGGCGCGGCCTCGCTGGACAGATCGGCGTGCTCAAGATCCtcggtgccgccgccgcagagGGAGCGTCTCTCGACGAGCTCTACGACCTAGGCACCGCCGTCAACAGCCAGATCGTCAGCATCGCTGCGACCCTCGACCACTGCCACGTCCCTGGGCGAACCGAGCACGGTGCCTTGCAGGAGGACGAAGTCGAGATTGGTACGGGGCCACACAATGAGCCGGGATACAGGAAGCTGACGCCAGCGCCCACGGCTGAGGGGCTGGTGAAAGAGATCCTAAAGTACTGCCTGGACGAGACAGACCCGGAACGGGGCTACGTCAATTTCAAGGCCGGGGACGAGACCGCGCTGCTCGTCAGCAACTTTGGCGGCATGTCAAATCTGGAGTTGGGCGGGCTTGTCGACGAGCTTCTCCAACAACTCCTGAAGGACTGGAACATCCAGCCGGTCCGAGTGTACGCCGGGTGCCTGGAAACGTCCCTCAATGCGCCGGCCTTCTCCGTCTCCATCTTCAACCTCTCCGGAATCGCCGCCAACAGCGCCTACTCCCTGGAGCAGATCAAGGGCTTCCTCGACCTCAAGACGGACACCGCGTGGGAAGCTGTCGCCGGGGCCCAGAGCTATCCGCAGAGACGTCCCCGGGCAGAGCAGCTGGTCCAGGCGCCGTCGGCGGAGTCCAAGAAGGCCGTGGACGACGCGAgggatgtcaaggtcgaccCCGCGCTGCTGGAGAGGATGCTGCGCGGGGCTTGCGAGGCGGTCATCGCGGCGGAGCCCGACCTGACGCGGTGGGATACCGTCATGGGCGACGGAGACTGCGGCCTCACGCTCAAGACGGGCGCGACCGCGCTGCTCGACGCCATCGGCAGCAAGAAGATCGCGGCCCGGGGTTCCGTGGTCGAGGTGCTGGCCGAGCTGGAGGAGATCGTCGAGGGCAAGATGGGCGGCACCCTGGGCGGCATCCTGGGCATATTCTTCGTGTCGCTGCGGGCGGCCGTGCAGGAGAACAGCGCGCTGGCCGAGGCGGAAGGCCCCGTCGCCGTGTGGTCCAGGGCGCTGGAAACCGCCGTCCAGCACCTCGCGCACTACACCCCGGCCAAGGCGGGCGATCGCACCGTCATGGACACGCTGATTCCGTTTGCGGAGGCGATGGGGGCGAAGCAGAGCTTTGAGGAAGGCGTCGCGGCGGCCGTGAGCGGAGCGGAGGCGACCAAGACCATGAGGCCGAGACTCGGACGGGCGACTTACGTCGGTGTTGGTGCTGAAGGAAAGGAGCTGCCTCCGGATCCTGGTGCCTGGGGCGCCATGGTGGCCATCAGGGGACTGAAGACAGCCATCATTAGTAATTATTAAGGTAGGAAAGTGCCTTGGGATGATTGAGGGAATCAATTCACGGAGGAGAGAGGGTCGGTCGGCAGTACCGTGTTGTTGTAATTAATCATTCTAGATCGTGACTTTTTCATACTTTTGCCAGTATTAAGGTATTTTCGAGTGTTGGGTTTTTACCATGGTTTGGGGCTTGCAGGAATTATTCCATTGGCACTTGTGATTTCAAGTTGGAGAAACCGCTCGCAAGGTCAGATGTGTTCCTTCCTCAATAATTACTTCGCACACCTACCTTACTTATCTAGTCCATCATACCGCGGGTATCTCGGAAAGTGCAGGAAGCATGGTAGGAAAAAATAATTATTCATCACAGAAATCAAAAATCGAAATTTTGTTCTTCTTTATTTTCattaatttttttttcctctcccGGCATTTCTCTCCTTACAGCCAGCCCATCAAGCCTTCCCGGCGCTCCCAAGCCACACCGCGTAGCGCTCAATGGCCTTCTGCATCGCGTCGGTGCCCGCCTCGATGACGCGGGTCAGCGGCTTCCCCATCATCTCCTGCTGCACGCGCGCATAGTGGTTGTTCATGCCCTTGTTGATGTTGACCTTGGTCACCCCGGCGGCCATGCACTTGCGGAAGATGTCCTCGTCGAACGGGTCAGCGCCGTGCAGCACGAGCCGCACCCGGTCGCCGACGCGCTCGTTGATGGCCCGCAGCCGGTCGTACTCGAGCTGGATCCCGCGCGGGCCGTACTCGCCGTGCACGTTGCCAAACGCCGGCGCGAGCATGTCGATCCCCGTCTTGACGAactcctcggcctcgtcggGCGTGGTCAGCAGGCCCTCCAGGTCCGCCGTCTCGGCCACGccgtcctcgccgccctcgatcCGCCCCGGctccgcctcggcggcgaTGCCCCGCTCGTGGCAGTACTTGACCAGCTCGGCCGTCAGCCGCAGGTTCTCCTCCTTGTCGTAGTGGCTCATGTCGCACATGATGCTGTCGAACCCGTCCTCGATGTCGGCCGCCCGCCGCACCAGCTCGGGCGTCTGGCAGTGGTCGAGGTGCAGCGACACGGGCACCGACGCCGAGTGggccgccgaggcggccgcctTGACCAGCGCCTCGCCCGCGTACTCGATCGCCCAGGGAAAGAGCAGGACCATGGCCGGCGACCGGGCAGCCTCGGCAGCCCGGACGGTCGCAATGATGGACTCGATGTTGTAGCAGCACATGGCGGGGACCGCGTAGCCGCCCTCTTTGGCGGCGTTGAGTATCGCCATGGTGCGGTTCTGCGCGAGGGGTGGGCGCGGCATGTTGGCGGTTATCGGCGGTTTCGGCGGTTTCGGCCGGATCTTGTCTATTTGGTAGATTGGCAGATGTGGTGCGCAAGAGGGAGTTGAAGATGATGCCGGTTGACTCCGAGATGGTTGGATGGCGATGGGTCAGGTCAATGGCCAATGGAAACCAATTACTGCCTCCTTGCGTACGCCCAATGTCAGACGGCCTTCTCGTAGTTAAGATTACCCGACTCGCGGCCGACTGCCAGGCCGAGTTAATACCTCAAACTGCAAAAAGCCTTAAACCGCTTGTGAACCGGTCGGCAGATGTCGTCGAGGAGCTCACAAGATTGTACATAATTACATACTCGGATTCCCCGATCGGGATGTGCCCGCCCCCACGCAGGAGTGCCAAGGAGCTACGGCGGGAACTTGTTGCGCTTGAGTTTAGCCGGAATACGCGGTTGGCACGGTGGGGTGATTAAGTAACGTCATCATTGGCCCCCCTTGCCAATGAGGGGCATCACGAGCTGTCGAGGGGAGTAGTGTAGAATTCACTGATGCGGGGGGGCGATTGGCATCCTGGTGATCGAAAGCCCCCTTTTCAGTTCACCCGACCGGCCAGCCGGCCGGCGGTATCGGCATGAGTGATGAAGAAGTGAGTGAGTGTGTCGGGCTCGGCACCTTTGCTTTGCCGAGTGCTGCCCGCCCGCTGGAATCTGTTTTGAATCATGTATGTATGTTCTCAAGGGCTTGACCACCGAAGACGAGAGGGCATCTCTGGTGTTTTGCTCATCTCGGGGATTCAGGGGCCGAGTCCACcaaacaaacaaacaaaaCCAAACAAACCGCTTTGTCCACCCGTATCCGCAACAAGAGGTCTCAATAAGCCATGGCCGAGCCTAAACCTCCCATTGCCTTCATCGGCCTCGGCGCCATGGGCTTCGGCATGGCCACCCACCTGGTCAAGCAGGGCTACCCGGTGACGGGCTTCGACGTCTGGGCGCCCACCCTCGAGCGCTTCGCGGCCGCGGGCGGGCTCACGGCCAGCACGCCCTCGGCTGCCGTCGCCGACAAGCCCTTCTGCGTCTGCATGGTGGCCACGGCGCAGCAGGCCCAGTCGGTGCTCATCGACGGGCCCGACGCGGCCGTCCACGCCCTCCCCAAGGGTGCCGCCCTGCTCCTCTGCTCCACGGTCCCCTGCGACTACGTGCAGTCGCTCGACCGGCAGCTGCGCAGCCTCGGGCGCGGCGACATCCTCCTCGTGGACAGCCCCGTGTcgggcggcgcggcgcgggcggcTGACGGCACCCTGTCCATCATGGCGGGCATGTCGGACGCGGCGCTAGACAAGGCGCGCCCGCTGCTGGCCGAGATGGCGGACCCGGCTAAGCTGTACATTGTGcagggcggcgtcggcgccggGAGCAACATGAAGATGGTGCATCAGGTGCTGGCGGCGTGCCACATCCTCGCCTCGAGCGAGGCCGTGGGGTTCGCGGCGCGGCTGGGCCTGGACCTGGCCCAGACGCAGAAGGCGGTGCTCGGATCGGACGCGTGGAACTGGATGTTTGAGCACCGCACGCCGCGGATGCTGACGCAGTTCCAGCCCGTCGCCAGCGCCGTCAACATCATCGTCAAGGACACCAAGATCATTACGGCAGAGGCGAAGAGGAGCGGCTTCAAGGTGCCGATGACGGGGAGGGCCGAGGAAGGTTACCAGCAGGCCGTCGACAAGGGCTACGGGCAGGACGACGATAGCAGCCTGCTGAGGCTGTACACCGGGGCAGGGAGCGGCGAGACCGGAGAGAGTTCGGCAGAGGCGGACGAGGAGAAGCTGGCATTGGTGCTCGACTTGCTTAGGGGGATCAACCTGTGCGCGGCTGGAGAGTCTCTGGCGTTTGCTAGCTTCGTGGGCTTGGATCTCGACCAGGTGCTCGATCTGTGCGTAAATGCGGCCGGATCAAGCACCATGTTGAAGCAGTACGGTCCTCAGTTCATCACCGCTCTCCGCCAGGGCGTCGACTCCAGGAGCTCAAAGGCTGCCGAGGGAGAGCTGAgcctcgacgccgtcgccgagaGGCTGCAGAGGGTTGTAGAGGAGGCTGAGCGGGTCAAGGTGCCGCTGTTCTTGGGATCGCGGGCGTTGGACGTCGTTCGCGAAGCCCTGAAGCTCGGAACATCGCCGCTATCTGTCAATGCGGTGGTGAATGTTTGGGCTACGCTATCATCGCAATAGGAGGGACACGTCTGTAATTCGTACGTTTCTTAACGCGGATCATCATGTGTAAATTGAACAGGAATGACCCGGAAGAAatgaaagaaaaaaaggaagaaaaggGAAGAAATCAAGATCCGGATGCTCTCATAACCAGAATACATTCTTTCGGCTATAGCGAGCGATGCCTAATTGTGCACTCCCGTCAAGGTTGCCATGGCCTCTGAATTGCTGACATAACTTGTCGTTTCGTTCAGTTGGTGCCCTTGCCTTGTTGGACCTGCCACGATCCGTTTCTCTTGCGTGGATTTGACCCACAATATCATTTAATATAGAAGGCCGCCCCACAGTCGCGTTTCCAACGTTCGCGACGCGTTGCGCATGCCGACTTCCTTCCCATGTTCTCCTAAAAGTCGTTGCCTTGCGTTTGTGGGTCATCCCCCCCAAAACACCACGATATTTTCCAAGAATTGTCACGTCATCCTTGACAAAATCACCGCTCCGTTTCTCTTTCGTTTTTTCTCTTCTCGTGTGAGCGAGGGCGGGTACCGACCGCCAATATGGAGAAGAGTATTCGGCCTCACTTCTTCAAGCACGGGCTCCCAGAGGTACAGGAAGAGAACGTCTGACCTGCGATCATCAGACTCCTAACCTCTTTTTGCCAGTCAGACCCAGAGGAGGAAAAGAACTGCCACTGGTGCCAGATCCGCTCCTTTGCTACTCACAAAACCATACCAATTACAATAGTcaacgacgaagacgacgaggTACTGAACCCCAACTTCCGCTTCATCGACCATTCTGTCATTGCCGACGATGTGCCGGTCGCCGAGGACTCCTTTCGGACCGGCTGTGACTgtgccgacgacgaggactgTATGTACAACACGTGCCAGTGCCTCGACGAGATGGCGCCCGAcagcgacgaggacgagaacGACGGCTCCGCTACCCGGCCGCGGCGGAAGCGGTTTGCGTACTACTCGAGCGGACCCAAGGCCGGCTTGCTGAGGAGTAGGATCCTCATGAGCCGCGAACCCATCTATGAATGCCACGAAGGCTGCAGCTGCTCGCTCAATTGTCCGAATCGGGTCGTGGAGCGAGGCAGGACGGTGCCGCTGCAGATTTTCCGGACCCCGGATCGGGGCTGGGGCGTCAGATGTCCCGTCGACATCAAGGAAGGCCAGTTCGTCGACAAGTACCTGGGCGAGATCATTTCGAGCCGGGAGGCGGACAGGCGGCGGGCGGAAGCGACCGTCTCCCGCCGCAAGGACGTGTACCTCTTCGCGCTCGACAAGTTCTCGGACCCGAACTCGCTCGACCCCTTGCTAGCAGCGCCGCCGCTCGAGGTGGACGGGGAGTGGATGAGCGGCCCTACACGGTTTATCAACCACAGCTGCGATCCGAACATGCGCATCTTTGCGCGCGTCGGCGACCACGCTGACAAGCACATCCACGACCTGGCTCTGTTTGCGATTCGGGATATCCCCGCGGGAGAGGAACTGACATTTGACTATGTCGACGGCTTGGAGGATATGGACAACGATGCACACGACCCGTCCAAGATCAAGGACATGACGGTCTGCAAGTGCGGGACCAAGCGGTGCCGAGGCTTCCTGTGGTGAAGCTTGACGAGCATGCACTGATTTGGATGCCTTTGCCTTGCTCAAAGCAGGCACATTGGTCCTCTGAAACATTTTCACCACTATATATGACCAAGTCAGCGTGATTCATTGCGCGACTGACAGTTGCCTGCTCGGATGCCTCGCTTGCAGTCGCTACAGCATGCGCTCCCTGATTCCGGGCTCGAAGGAACAGCAAAGGGGAAGGGAGCCCACGACGCGTATTGCGATGCCGGAAAAGGGAAAAGCCTGGCAGTAATCTATAATGCGACTTTCTAGTACTGCATGCTTCCAGACTGTGTGGTTAACGTTCAATATTCTGGGTTTGCCCCGATGTGGCACCATTGCTGTAAGATATCGGAAAGAATCGCCATCTacactatgtatgtacaaccCACTCGGCGGTTATATGGGATGAGTGGTGGATCTCGGATCTCTTCCTAACCCAAGATCGGAATCAATTTTGTTAAATGCGCAGTGACAGCGGTGCATCAGTGAGCAAGCCCCTGCCGTGTGTATCCGCAGCAATTTGACTCCGCGTGCCAACTCTCGTATCTGGTGGCTCAactgctgcggcggcggcatcgcGGTTTGCGCCAAGacctactccgtactacTGTGTAGAACAGGTAACGTTGGCTAGTGGTTAGAACCTGGCAACTGGAAAGTGGAGAAGCTGGGAGTAGCCTGGGCGGCCAGGCCCACCACAGACCGCGGCCGGTGTGGGGTTTTGCGCACCAGCGTTACGAGCGACACACATCACCCCCCCAAAGCAACTGGCCTCGGAGTTGCTCATTCCAACTCGTTACCTTCCAGGTTGTCTTGCTTCTTGGTCCGCCTGCTGTCCTCTAACTTTGGGATGGAAGATTACAGCTGAGGAAGGCGACACAGCATCTCCCCGCAGCCTTCCCCATTGCAAAGTCGTCAAATCGCGGGCGAGGTTCGCCAGAGGAACAATCGACGTTTCGGGGCACAAGGCCAGTCGCAGCCGGACGACTACCACCACACTGCAAACAACGAGGAAGGCGACCATATCCAGCTTTTTCCAGGAGCCCCGGTCTTGCTGCCGTCATGAACTAGTTATTCCGGAGGCTGGATCGAGCGGCCAAGCGGGTGCGAAATCGATCACAAAACAAACGACGGAGTCGCGACGGACCGGACACCATGGTACGATTCCTTGgctctctttttttctccGGTTTTCTGCAAATGCCCGCCAAGCGGCTTCGGTGTCACGATGCGCTGCGGCGGACAATCTTCGCGCGTTCAAAGAGTTCCAACTGCTGCCCTCACTTCCCAATGCCTATTATCCTTCATATGTTTTCTGAGTTAGCAACCCCCTCCGCAATCGGCCGTGCATGCTGACGATGTATAGGGCTGCTGTCTTTCCCGAGACGACAGCGCAAACTCGCCTTACCCAGGCGGCGCTGCCACTGGCTCTGGCCGAGCAATCAACGAGGCTGCCCCAGCAGCCGGGGCGTCCAGCTCGCAAACCGGCGTCGACGAGCCTCTCCCCTCGGGGTCCCGGCACCGGCGCAGGCATTCCCATCAACCACTAGACCAGCACATCAACAAGCCCTTGCGGCGGCACGAATGGACCAGCCATGACCGGCGTTGGACACCGGCGGCCTTGCGGAGGGAACGGGCCGAGTTCTTTGACACGCGGGTGACCGGGAGACAAGAGATATGGCAAGCTATCCGTGCGGCGTTGGAGGTTCTGTGGGCTGCCGACGAGGCGGCCCGCACTGGCAGGTATCGCCGGATGAGCGAGGATGGGGGGCCGAGCGAGGAAGACCCGGACGTGGCTCTGGCAACAGCACAGAGCATAATCGACGCGGCCGATATCACGCTGCCCACCGGCGACTTGTACAACGGAGCGTATGACGCGTTTGGCAACTTCTACCAGCTGAATCACCAGGTCGTCTCGGATCCGTCCAACCTGGTATGGAGTCCTGACTCGGCCGAGGAAGATGATGTCGACGACGGCAAAGCCGATCTGACAGCCGACGAAGAGACGGAGCGTGAGTGTGGCGACGACGAGGCTGAGCGGCGGCGCGAGGAGAAGGGCAAGGCCGTCGTGGATATCCGGAATCAGATCACGGTTCGGGCAAGGCTCAGCGACGGGTCTCGGGACGTCTGCGTCGCGGTGGACAAAGGGGACTCCGTCCGGCGTGTCGCCAGGGCTGTCGCAGAGAAGGCAAAGGTGAGCAGGACATGGTGACCGAGAGCGAGAGCTGTGCATTGCTGACAGTGGACCGACCAAAAGCTCGATTCCACCAAGAAAATACGCATCGCATACATGGGCAAGATTCTCCACGAGAATTCTTCCCTGGTGGATCAAGGCTGGAAGCAAGGACATGTCGTCAATGCCTTGGTGTTCGATCGTTAGGACCGCTGGTTGCCTTGGTTGAAGGATGAGCCTCGCCGGCCATCCCCGACATCGGAACACACTACTTGTCTTCGCGTCAACGACCCGGTTACCGCCGGTTCGAACGGACTGCACACCCTTCTCGTCTGTAGGCCCCACGAGCAGGCGCGGCCGAGGGACTTCGCGACCGAGAAACCTTGGCCACTACTCGGCCACCCCATCCGACTATGAACTCCTCGGCGAGGACACACATGAGCCCATGTCGCAGGAACACAGAAACGAACATGCCTGTCGGCGCATCACTACAGCCATCAGAGCCCGTCGTGCATCAAGGCTGCACCGTGGCTATCGACAGCAACGCGCCGGCGAGGCTGACGAACAGCTTCTCTCCGATACCCGCTCGGCCTGGTTGTTTGCAAGCGTGGTCATATTATAACATCCGTCACCGCATAACCGCAGCACGCTCCAAGGGGAGGAGAGAGAGACCCTTCACTATTATTTCGAGCACCTGGCCGGTATGATGATATCGATCATGCTCTTACGCAGGTTGCCGAGCTTCTGCATTTCCAACAGCTCCCTTGACATACCCCTCTCACCACCGTAATCTGCTGTTTTACGACACATACCCATCTTGTTGGCATAGTATTTGCGTTGTGCGTCTTGTTTGCTGTGGTCCT
This genomic window from Thermothelomyces thermophilus ATCC 42464 chromosome 1, complete sequence contains:
- a CDS encoding Ribose/galactose isomerase-like protein; the protein is MMVPKWRIAIGCDDAGVNYKNKIKADFEADDRVVSVIDVGTDDKTAYPHIAAKAAKLVASGECDRALLICGTGLGVAISANKIKGIRAVTAHDSFSVERAVLSNNAQVLCMGERVVGLELARRLAKEWLGYVFDESSPSAAKVAAIHQYEEGEGGLSGHEEVRAC
- a CDS encoding Triosephosphate isomerase-like protein; translated protein: MSFPAPSAEPRREYPTVSGHRPVVGVSTKMYFSHARTTAFVSSVLALLREAPGAAALLRDRVDAFVAPDFVSIPATRAAVIVEAEAGAGAGAGAGARLVVGAQDCAAADEGPYTGEVSPAVLRELGCGLAEVGHAERRRLFGESDDLVRRKAAAAARNGLVPLVCVGEEVVSPGVRAAAEEVLGQVKAVLDGLDGEADVILAYEPVWAIGAPEPASAEHVRGVARLVRESEAVRGRPGRTRIVYGGAAGPGLWGRLGGEVDGLFLGRFAHQPEQFVKMLYEVAGMDFEAE
- a CDS encoding dihydroxyacetone kinase (Dihydroxyacetone kinase); the encoded protein is MSNRHLFPTLDGLVPKALRGIVASNPRLNLDETNRVIYDPSSSPSNVSIISGGGSGHEPAWSGYVGANMLSAAVAGDVFASPSTKQILAAVDAVPSDKGTLLVITNYTGDCLHFGLAAEKTKAKGKACRLLICGDDVSIGKKGGSLVGRRGLAGQIGVLKILGAAAAEGASLDELYDLGTAVNSQIVSIAATLDHCHVPGRTEHGALQEDEVEIGTGPHNEPGYRKLTPAPTAEGLVKEILKYCLDETDPERGYVNFKAGDETALLVSNFGGMSNLELGGLVDELLQQLLKDWNIQPVRVYAGCLETSLNAPAFSVSIFNLSGIAANSAYSLEQIKGFLDLKTDTAWEAVAGAQSYPQRRPRAEQLVQAPSAESKKAVDDARDVKVDPALLERMLRGACEAVIAAEPDLTRWDTVMGDGDCGLTLKTGATALLDAIGSKKIAARGSVVEVLAELEEIVEGKMGGTLGGILGIFFVSLRAAVQENSALAEAEGPVAVWSRALETAVQHLAHYTPAKAGDRTVMDTLIPFAEAMGAKQSFEEGVAAAVSGAEATKTMRPRLGRATYVGVGAEGKELPPDPGAWGAMVAIRGLKTAIISNY